GAAACTTCTTTGCCGATGTTCTCCGTTTCAGTTTGAACTTTCCAGCGCGGCTTGTGCCGCAGTAATGCATGAAGCCGAGGAAGTCGAATGTGCCCGGAGCCCCTTCACCCAACCGCTGGCAATCGCGACTGGCAAAACGGCCGAAACGGAGCAACTTCGTCTTCTCCTCGGCTAACTCTAACGAATACCGACCAAGACGTTTGGTCAACACCTCACGAAAACGCAACGCGTCCGATTCTCGCTCGAACGTGCAGATGAAATCGTCCGCAAAGCGGATAATCGAGGCCTCGCCAACCAGACGCGGCTTCACCACTTGTTCGAACCACTCGTCCAGCACGTAGTGTAAATACACATTGGCTAGCAGTGGAGAAAGAACTGAACCTTGCGCGACGCCTTCCGTGGTGGCGTAACGTTGGTCTTGGATCATCACTCCGGCGTGCAGGAACTTGGTGATCAGCCGCAGCATTCGCGAGTCTTCGATACGTCGCCCGAGAAGCTCTTGGAGCTTCCCAAAATCAACGTGTTCAAAGAACCCTTTAATGTCCGCGTCAAGCACCCAGTTCACTCGCCGACGTGTGATGGTCTGGCCCAGATCGGCCAGTGCTTGGTGGCAGCTTCGCTTGGGACGGTAACCGTACGAGGTATCATGAAAATCCACCTCGTAGATGCGTTCCAAGACCATGACGATCGCCCGCTGGACGATCTTATCTTCCACGCAAGCGATTCCCAAAGGTCGCGTTTTACCGTCTCCTTTGGGAATGTCTCGGCGTAAACTCGGCTGAGGACGATAGCTACCGCGATGGATTCGATCTTCGAGATCTTGCAAGTTGCCTTGCAAATTCTCTTCGTAATCGTCCACCGTGACCCCGTCGATCCCCGGTGCTTTGTCTCGCTTGAGTCGTCGGAAAGCGTAGAACAGCAGTTCAGTATTGAGCAACGAAAAGAGGTTGCTAAACGTCGCTGCTGCGTCGCCCTCCGCTCTCGTGGTGATGCGATCCAGTCGATCATACACCGGCGTTCCACTTCTGTGAGTGGCAGGTGGTCGGCTGGAATCGCGTGTCGGCCTGACCGCCTTCCCTCGTTCGGCATTACCCGAAGTCAACGGTACTATGCAGTCATCCGATTCCCAAAGAGTCATTTGCCTCTGTTGCCTTTTCGGCTTCGCGGGCATACTCGACTTGTCATGATTGGAGTTCATAATCAGATCAAGAACTTTTGGGCGTCACTGGTTGCCTTGAAGACGTAGTGTGTAGCGCGAGTGGATCTTCGACTCCGGGACTCTCGATGTCGCTCGCCAAGACGCGACCGCGAGTTTCGCCTTCGGGCATGCACAGACCTTGGGCAGTATCCAACAGGAAACCATGATTTCGGAGCTCAATCTCGTTCAGGGCTCGGCAGCCAGCCGATACCTTTCACCCTCACTACCTTTCGTGTTTACGCATCAACGTTGAACTTCGACTTGCGTCTTATATCAACGCAGCAAAACTCGATACTGAGCCCGTGGCTAGCGGTTACTCAGGCGGGATTCACACCCGCTCGTCTTCAAACCATTTCCAGTCCGCAACTTGCATCCCATGGTTCTCCGCCTTCTGGACTCAGCGTTCAAAATCAGAGTATAGCTGACACTCATCAAGTCTGTCCGTTCGGTAGGCGAATTGTTTTCCATTTAGGCAAGAGTGATGTCGAATCCCTCGAGGATGTCGGAGACGTCGCTAGCAAGGATCTGATCCCACGCATAAGCGATCCTGCATAACTCGACACTTAGTTGCCTCAAAGAATCTTGATCCAGTTGACGCATTCGGTTGAGCTTCAGATATAGTGTCAAACCTCCAGAAATTATCCCCGAAACGAAATATGCTACTTCCGAGATTCGGGAATGATCGGAGCGACCGCTACGTGAGGTAGGGTCGGGACCATTGAAGTGGGTGTTCACCGTCCGAAGGCAGTTAATGATTTCATCGGCATGCTGCATGAATCGTGGGTCTGCGTTTTTCTGCGCAATCAGCCACAAGCCGCCAACGAAGCTACCTTCGATAGGCAGGTCAGTTTCGGGGAGATTAGCGTGCGACGCCAACGACCGTTTTGCCTCTTCGTAATTCATCTTCGTCGGAGAACGTTAGAAATCATGGGGAACGGGCGGACGACTTGCAAGCAAACCAAAAAACGGACCACCCGTTCTCCAGTGCATTTCATGGTTACCCGAATCTTGGTCAACCAGAAATTTTACCAGTTGTGCCATCCCTGATTGTAGCAAATTGTTTTGTCGCGAATCCTACACGTCGTGCCAGCGTTGTTGATAACGATGTCGCCATGAATCCAGACGCCTGAGAAACCCGAGTCACGCCATGCGTCAGCGTGCTGAGTGTCCATCGCGAACAGAATGCGGTCATCACGATAAGTCTTACGGAACCGAAGCCGGACCTCTGTGTTTTCGTCAACTAAGCTCGTTGAAACAGTTGTCCCAACGACATTGAACTGGTGTGTACGATCATCGCGAACGCAAACCTTGACCGATGCCACACAATCCACGCCAATTTCGCTGGCAATGTCAGTCAAAACCGGAATCGCGATCTGAGTGACCACCGCCGTCAGCAATTGCTGCGGTGGGTCAAACT
The DNA window shown above is from Novipirellula caenicola and carries:
- the ltrA gene encoding group II intron reverse transcriptase/maturase, coding for MYDRLDRITTRAEGDAAATFSNLFSLLNTELLFYAFRRLKRDKAPGIDGVTVDDYEENLQGNLQDLEDRIHRGSYRPQPSLRRDIPKGDGKTRPLGIACVEDKIVQRAIVMVLERIYEVDFHDTSYGYRPKRSCHQALADLGQTITRRRVNWVLDADIKGFFEHVDFGKLQELLGRRIEDSRMLRLITKFLHAGVMIQDQRYATTEGVAQGSVLSPLLANVYLHYVLDEWFEQVVKPRLVGEASIIRFADDFICTFERESDALRFREVLTKRLGRYSLELAEEKTKLLRFGRFASRDCQRLGEGAPGTFDFLGFMHYCGTSRAGKFKLKRRTSAKKF